CTTAATGCCCGGTTATATTCCAGCATTAATTGTTTTTGCGTTTCGCCATCACGCGGATTAATAGCCAGCTGCTGCTCCAGTTGCGTTATTTTCTCGCGACTTAATTCCGCCAGATGATCCTGTTGCTGCTCGCTGGGTTGTTCCACAGCCGGAGACTTTTTTAAGAATCCAAACATAGGCTCTCCTGCCCCATAGGATGTCGGGGTAGCTCAGATTAATTGTGATGATAAAAACGTTTAACGCAATAACCCGGTGATGGCGACGCGGGCGATTAACGGAATAACTGCATCTTCTCCACCAGCACATTTGTCACCGCATCATTGGCTGGTACCAGGAAATTACGCACGCTGTCATTCACCTTGCCTTTTTCGAAGGTCGATTTGCACTGTGCCACCCACTGAACATTCATTTCGGTGCCGACATTCACTTTCTCAATCCCGCTGCTGACTGCCAGCCGCATATCTTCATCGCTGACGCCCGTGCCACCGTGCAGCACCAGTGGCGTGTGCGTTGCCGCCGTAATATCCGCCAGACGCTGATGCTGAATATGCGCTTTACCGGTGTAGAGCCCATGCACGGTGCCGATAGAGATCGCCAGCATATCGACGCCGGTCTCTTCGACGAAGCGGCGCGCATCTTCCACCGGTGTAAAAGCGATGGCCTCCATCTCCACACATTTCCCATCTTCCGAGCCACCAATTGCGCCCAGCTCCGCTTCTACCGAAACATTATGTGGCCGCGCCATATCAATCACCCGCCGGGTATTGGCAATATTCTCTTCAATCGACAGATGTGACCCGTCATACATCACGGAACTGAATCCGGCATCAATCGCTGTCTGAATCGCGGCTAAATCGGAACAGTGATCGAGATGCAGACAGGTCGGCACATTCATACTTTCCGACAGCGATTTAATCGCATCAACCAGCAGCTTATGGCCGAGATATTTCGCCGTGCCGGTCGAGATCTGAATCATTAACGGACTGTTGGTTTTCTCTGCCGCTTTAAAATAGGCAGGCAGCATTTCCAGGCAGTGAAGATTAAAAGAACCCACCGCTTTAAAGTCACGCTGTTTAGCCAGCTTTAACAGGTCGGCGAAGTTATAAAGTTTCATGGATTTTTTCCTCTTGAGGTTTGGTGGATTTGCCGTTAACAAACCAGGCAAGCGCGGTAACAAAAGCAATAAACAGGGCGACGAACAGCCAGTTATTCTGGAAGGCGTGGCCGAGCACCAGGCCGGTACTGATCACGTCGGAGTCACTGAAGGTCACGCCGGTGAAGCCGTAGCTTTCCAGCATCGGCACCAGGATGGCGGGCAGAATGGTGATAAAGAGTCCGTGGACAAAGCCGCCGATCATTGCGCCGCGCCGTCCGCCCATGGCATTACCAAATACTCCGGCGGTGCCACCGGCGAAGAAGTTGGTCAGCAGGCCAGGCAGGATCATCGCCAGACCAAACATCGGGAAGACCAGCATGCCGACGATGGAACCCAGCGTGGTGGCGAGGAAGCCGACGATCACCGCGTTCGGGGCGTAGGGAAACATCACCGGGCAGTCCAGCGCCGGTTTAGCATCCGGTACGACGCGCATGGCGATACCGCGGAAGGCAGGCACCAGCTCGTTCAGCAGCAGACGGACGCCGCTGTAGAGCACAAAGACCCCGGCTACGAACTGAATCGACTGCATAAAGGCGTACATCAGGTAGTTCATGCCGTTACTGTACTGGGCGATGAACGCCGGACCGGCCGCCACGGCGGGGATCAGGTACATCGGCACCATCACCAGCGCCATCGACAGATAGGTATCCTGCAGAAACTTAAAGTTATCGGGCAGCTTCAGATCTTCGGTGGAGCGCGATCCTTTGCCAACCACTTTGGCAACTGCCGCCGTGACCAGATAACCGATGGTGCAGAAGTGACCCAGCGCCACGTCGTCGGAGTCGGTGATCCGCCGCACCACCGGCTGCGCCAGCGCAGGCATCACGACGGCCATGATCCCGCCAAAGATACCGCCGGTCAGAATCAGCGGCAGGCCGGTCAACCCCGCTTTGTAGCCGATAACGGCACCAATCGTTGCCATCCACAACAGGGCCTGGCCGGTCAGGAAGATGTATTTAAACGGTGTCAGTCGCGCGATGATGATATTGACGATAAAGATCACCAGCAGCGTCAGCGCCACTTCCGAGCCCAGCTCACGGTTGGCCAGACCGGCAATCGCGGCAACATCGGTGATATAGCCGCGCATACCAAAGCCGTGGGTAAATATGGTATTGAGGAACGTCAGGGTTCCCACAATAATATTGATACCCGCCATCATAATTAAAAAGCCGAGCAGGGTTTTAAAGGTGCCTTCCACCACCTTGCCCGCCGATTTTTTTTGCAGCAGCAGACCAATCAGGGCAATAAAGGCGATCAGAATGGATGCCTGCCCCAGCAGATCTTTTACCAGGAAGTCGATCACACTATTCATGGGCGGCGACCTTCTCGTTGCGTTCTTTTAAAAAGGCCAGGATCTTCTGCTCTATTTCGACTTTATCGGTGAGCCGGTTAAGAATAATGACCCGTTTAATCTGTTCCGGACTGGCGTCGGCGTTTAATACATCGGCGAAGGCTTTTTGCGTCAGGATCATATCTGACTTAAAGGCATTCGCTTCTGAAATGGTGGTGTGATCGATATCGGCCTCAATCTCCAGCTTTTTTAATACCGCTTTTGCGCTCATCTCAATCGCAAAACTGGAGCCTAATCCACAACCACAGACACATAATATTTTCAGCATGGTTTTTTCCTCACACTATATTGAGTTGTTTAGCGAGTTTGTAATGGTGCCCGTCAATATCGACCAGGCGTTTTTGCATGCTTATTAGATCAATCGGGATCGGTTTATTGCTGCCATTAATAATGACCGCTTTATTCCGCATGCCTGACTGAATACAACGCACCACTTCACTGGCCATAATGGTGCCCTGATAAATTTCTTCACAGGTGGGGTCACCATTGCGCAGCCCGTAACCGAGAATGGTTTTACGAACGCGCACGCCAATAAGCGGCTCGAGCTGTTTGATTAAGGTGTCAATCGCCCCCTGAAAACCGGGCGAATATTCGCGGGTGTAGCCTTCTGAACAGAGGATGACCACGCTGTTCTGCTCTGCCAGTCGCTGGGTGATGCGCTGCGCCAGTTGTGGCAGCGGGATCTGGCATTCCGGAATTAACGCGATATCCGCATTAGATTTAATTGCGGACTGCAGCGTTAATTCGCCGCAATAGCCGCCGAGCAGCTCCAGCATAAACACCCGGCCGGGTAAGGCGCGGCCGGTATTGCGCAGTTTCGCGACCTCTTTCAATACCTGCTCACAGGCGGTAGAAAATCCCAGCGTGTAATCACTGCCGAAGACATCATTATCGATGGTCATGCCGACGCCGAAACAATTAACGCCCGACTCCGACAGGATGTGGAGAAATTGCAGCGATCCGTCACCGCCCGCCATGATTAATACGTCGATGCGGGCGCTTTTCAGCTGGCGCGCAATTAACTCATATTCACTGCGCACCAGTTTCTTTTGCGTGCGTCCCGACTGCATCACCGGAATCGGGGCGATGGCAAAGTCGAGCAGATCGCGCTGGCTGATATCACGGTGGTTATTTGCCAGCAGGCCGGGAATGCCGCCGTCAAATATCACCATCTCAGCCTGGGCCAGACGCCCTATCTGGAAGACAAAATTATTAATGCCGGTGACATCTCCACCACTGATCACCATTGCAATGCGCATTTCCCTCACCTCGCTGGCTTCATCTGCTGAGGGCCATTCTTCCGGTTCGCGGGGTTGCTATTTGCAGAGGAGATCACAGTTACGCGCGGTATTTTTCGGGCAGGCATGTTGACAGCGGCAGTTTAAAGCCTTTATTTGTGACCTTAGTCACGCTATTCCAACTTATTACTTCACGGACGAATCAATAAAAATCATCAGGTTAGATTGCAGAACGGGATTTTGATTTGGCTGACAGAATAACGGGGGATCGCGCGTGAAACCGGCATTGCGAATTTGTGACTTTCGCCTCATTTTTCGCGATTCTGACGCAAAGTGGCGGAGATTCAGATGTGGAAATAAATGCCGGGGGCTGATGTTAAGCTGATTTATTCCCTCTGTTGCGAACAAGTAGCAACCTTCTGTATAACTTTAAAAAGCAGATAAATGCAGCAGAACGATGATGAATTCATAGGCGAATTTCTCATATTTTTTACAGGTGAGAACATTATCTGTGTCTGATGCTGTGATCCCACAAGACAAAGCAGGCGTTGACACTCACCAAAGCCCGGTTTGTCATGCACACCTACAATAAGGATTCGACGCATGGAAATAGCTATCCGCACCCCTCTCATCCATTCCCTGCCATTAAGTCAGCACAGCGGAAGTCATGTCTGGCTGAAAATGGAATCAGCTCAGCCGACCGGATCGTTCAAGCTCAGAAGCGCGGGCCATATCTGTCGCCACTATGCTGAAAAAGGCGCAAAGGCGTTTATTTGCTCCTCCGGCGGTAACGCGGGGATTGCCGTGGCGCACAGCGGGCGCAGAATGGGGTTGCCGGTCACGGTGGTCGTTCCTGAAACGACCTCAGCACGTGCCAGACAGCTTATCGAACAGGAAAAAGCAAAACTGATCGTCCATGGCAAGATCTGGAGTGAGGCGAACGAATATGCCTTATCACTGGCGTCGCAGGAACATATCTACATTCACCCTTTTGACGATCCGCTGCTGTGGGACGGCATCAGCTCACTGGTGGATGAAGTCATCAATGATGGCCTGCGCCCGGATGCGGTGATCCTTTCCGTGGGCGGAGGCAGTCTGCTTTCCGGCATTGTACAGGGGCTGGAAAAACATCAGCTCAGCCACATCCCGATTTATGCCGTCGAAACTGAAGGGACGGCGTCGCTTAATGCTGCGCTAAAGGCCGGAGAGCGGATTTCTCTGGACAGGGTCAGCGGTATCGCTACCACGCTAGCGGCCAGCCAGGTCTGTGAAAATGCCTTTAATGTGGCACGCCGATCAGATGTCAGGGGAATGATAGTGACTGATGATGAAGCGGTGAATGCCTGCCGACGGTTTCTGGATGATCATCGCGTTCTGACCGAGCCAGCGTGTGGCGTGTCATTGTCGATGCTGTATGACAGGAAAATTCGCTTTAAGCCGGAGGACAACGTGCTGGTTATCGTCTGTGGCGGGGCGTCCGTCACTCTGGAGAGTCTGCAGAGCTGACGAATGACAGGGGTTAGATGGCGCAGCCAGAGGCGCTGCGCCAGCCGTTTGTTACTTCGCGTAGGCTTCAGTAGACAGCGTCAGGGTGACGTCGTCGCTTACTGCCGGGACATATTTGTCCAGCTTGAAGTCAGAACGCTTGATGGTGCCGGTGGCATCAAAACCAATCGCCTGCTTCTTCACCATTGGATGCTCGCCCTGCTTGTTCAGCGTCGCGTGCAGCGTAACTGGCTTAGTGATGCCTTTCAGGGTCAGGTTGCCTTCAACGTCAAATTTGTTGTCGCCCTTCGCAACCACTTTGGTGCTGTGGAAGGTCGCCGTCGGGTATTTTGCGGTGTC
This genomic window from Pantoea sp. Lij88 contains:
- a CDS encoding class II fructose-bisphosphate aldolase; the protein is MKLYNFADLLKLAKQRDFKAVGSFNLHCLEMLPAYFKAAEKTNSPLMIQISTGTAKYLGHKLLVDAIKSLSESMNVPTCLHLDHCSDLAAIQTAIDAGFSSVMYDGSHLSIEENIANTRRVIDMARPHNVSVEAELGAIGGSEDGKCVEMEAIAFTPVEDARRFVEETGVDMLAISIGTVHGLYTGKAHIQHQRLADITAATHTPLVLHGGTGVSDEDMRLAVSSGIEKVNVGTEMNVQWVAQCKSTFEKGKVNDSVRNFLVPANDAVTNVLVEKMQLFR
- a CDS encoding PTS sugar transporter subunit IIC; amino-acid sequence: MNSVIDFLVKDLLGQASILIAFIALIGLLLQKKSAGKVVEGTFKTLLGFLIMMAGINIIVGTLTFLNTIFTHGFGMRGYITDVAAIAGLANRELGSEVALTLLVIFIVNIIIARLTPFKYIFLTGQALLWMATIGAVIGYKAGLTGLPLILTGGIFGGIMAVVMPALAQPVVRRITDSDDVALGHFCTIGYLVTAAVAKVVGKGSRSTEDLKLPDNFKFLQDTYLSMALVMVPMYLIPAVAAGPAFIAQYSNGMNYLMYAFMQSIQFVAGVFVLYSGVRLLLNELVPAFRGIAMRVVPDAKPALDCPVMFPYAPNAVIVGFLATTLGSIVGMLVFPMFGLAMILPGLLTNFFAGGTAGVFGNAMGGRRGAMIGGFVHGLFITILPAILVPMLESYGFTGVTFSDSDVISTGLVLGHAFQNNWLFVALFIAFVTALAWFVNGKSTKPQEEKIHETL
- a CDS encoding PTS sugar transporter subunit IIB, with the translated sequence MLKILCVCGCGLGSSFAIEMSAKAVLKKLEIEADIDHTTISEANAFKSDMILTQKAFADVLNADASPEQIKRVIILNRLTDKVEIEQKILAFLKERNEKVAAHE
- a CDS encoding 6-phosphofructokinase, which gives rise to MRIAMVISGGDVTGINNFVFQIGRLAQAEMVIFDGGIPGLLANNHRDISQRDLLDFAIAPIPVMQSGRTQKKLVRSEYELIARQLKSARIDVLIMAGGDGSLQFLHILSESGVNCFGVGMTIDNDVFGSDYTLGFSTACEQVLKEVAKLRNTGRALPGRVFMLELLGGYCGELTLQSAIKSNADIALIPECQIPLPQLAQRITQRLAEQNSVVILCSEGYTREYSPGFQGAIDTLIKQLEPLIGVRVRKTILGYGLRNGDPTCEEIYQGTIMASEVVRCIQSGMRNKAVIINGSNKPIPIDLISMQKRLVDIDGHHYKLAKQLNIV
- a CDS encoding pyridoxal-phosphate dependent enzyme, with product MEIAIRTPLIHSLPLSQHSGSHVWLKMESAQPTGSFKLRSAGHICRHYAEKGAKAFICSSGGNAGIAVAHSGRRMGLPVTVVVPETTSARARQLIEQEKAKLIVHGKIWSEANEYALSLASQEHIYIHPFDDPLLWDGISSLVDEVINDGLRPDAVILSVGGGSLLSGIVQGLEKHQLSHIPIYAVETEGTASLNAALKAGERISLDRVSGIATTLAASQVCENAFNVARRSDVRGMIVTDDEAVNACRRFLDDHRVLTEPACGVSLSMLYDRKIRFKPEDNVLVIVCGGASVTLESLQS